The Lutibacter sp. A64 genome segment ATTTAATAGTGTTTTGAGTATTTCTTTTACCAATATTAATTGCAGCTCTAGAATGTGAAAGTCTTGTAACCATTCTAATCATAATTGGTAAAGCTAGCTGTTCTGAAAGGTAAAATGCATACGTTGTTATATCATAAGCTTCTTGTTGATTTGTAGGTTCAAAAATAGGAATCATTGCGAATTTTCCATAATTTCTAGAATCTTGTTCGTTTTGCGAAGAATGCATAGAAGGATCGTCGGCTACAACAACAACCAAACCTCCATTTATTCCTGAAACAGCCATATTCATAAAGACATCAGCTGCTACATTTAAACCTACATGTTTCATAACGGTTAATACTCTTTTCCCTGCGTACGACATTCCTAAAGCGGCTTCCATGGCCGTTTTTTCATTCACAGACCATTTAGAGTGAATGTTTAACTCTTGTGCTATTTTAGAGTTTTGTATGTATTCAGTGATTTCTGTTGATGGAGTTCCAGGATAGGCGTAAACACCAGAGATACCAGTATCAATTGCTCCTTGAGCTAAAGCTTCGTTTCCTAGTAAAAGTTTTTTCATAAGTTTTAACGTTACAAGTTTTTCTTTGCAAGAAGTTAAAAGTACGAAATCGTTTTCGTTTATAAAATGATTTTAATCATTTTAATGGTTTAATGAGTTGATATGTAGCTTTTTATATTGTTGTTTAAAATGTGTTTTTAATGATTTTTTCAGAAGTAAAATTGTTAAATAGTATTAACTTAATAAAGATTTTAAAAAGTAGTTGAAGCATTGATAAAAATAATTTATTTGTCCCAACTATTTTTATTTCTAATGTTTTTATATAATTTAATACCTAGCATTAATAAAATTGAAAAACCAATAATACCAACAGTTCCAAAAACCCATCCTAAAGAATTTTTAAGTACTACTAAAAATACACAAGCAAATAAAATTATAGTAGCAACTTCATTCCAGATTCTTAAAAATGTTGAAGAATATTTTAAGGTGTTATTTTGAGTTTGTTTGTAGATTACTTGACAGGTTCCGTGGTAAAAAAACAACAATGCAACAAATGCTAGTTTAATATGCATCCAACTTTGTTGAAGCCAGACAGGTTGTAAAATTAGTAGAATAATAGCAAAAGTTGTAGCTAAAATTGCAGAAGGCCAGGTAATAATATACCAAAGTCTTTTTATCATTAATTGGTATTGTTTGGTTAAAATTGCTTTTTCTTCAGCTGGTTTTTCTTCAGCTTCTTTAAAATATATAAACAAACGAATAATATAAAATAATCCTGCAAACCAGGTTGTTATAAATATAATGTGAAGTGATTTTATGTATAGATATTCCATTTTATTTTGCCCAATTATTAATCCAATTTGTAACAGTGTTTACCCAGACAGCATCATCGTTTAAACAAGGAATTGTTGAGAAGTGTGTACCTCCATTTTCTTCAAAAGATTCTTTTGCCTCCATTCCAATTTCTTCTAGAGTTTCTAAGCAGTCTGAAACAAAAGCAGGTGTTACAACTGCTAAATTTTTAACACCATTTTTTGCAAATTCATCAATAGTTTTATCGGTATAAGGTTGTAACCAAGGATCTTTTCCTAGACGCGATTGAAACGAAGTGCTATAAGTTCCTTCTTTTAAATTTAAAAATTCAGCAACATTTTTTGTGGTTTGATAACACTGGTGTCTGTAACAAAATTCGTGTGCTGGTGAAGGAGTGTTACAACAACTACCATCAATTTTACAATGCGATTTTGTAATGTCAGATTTTTTTATGTGACGTTCTGGTACACCATGATACGAAAATAATAAATGGTCTGGTTTCTCTATTTCTAAATGTTTTTGAATACTATTACTTAGAGCTTTAATATAAGATGTGTTGTTGTAAAAAGCAGGAAGATCTGTAATTTTTATATGTGGAAATTGTTTTTTTACAATTTTATTAGCTAAAACAACAATGGTTTCTGTTGTAGCCATTGCAAATTGTGGGTACAATGGAATTAAGAAAATTTCTGTCACTCCTTGATCTGCTAATTTTTGAATACCTTTTTTTATGGAAGGATTTCCATAACGCATTGCTAATTCAACAGGGATGTTAGAACTTTGTTGTACTTTTTTGTGCAACCTTTCAGATAAAACAATAAGAGGAGAACCTTCCGGCCACCATATTTTTTTATAAGCTTCGGCAGATTTTTTTGGTCGTGTATTTAAAATAATTCCTTTTACCACAAAAGCTCTAACAAGGTAAGGTGTGTCAATTACTCGCTTATCCATTAAAAATTCGTCCAAATAATTTTTTACATCTTTTACAGAGGTGCTATCTGGAGAACCTAAATTTACTAATAATGCTCCTTTCATAATTACGATTTTGCGTATTGTTTTGGTGTTATTTTAAATTTTCTTTTAAATGCTGCAATAAAATGGCTTGATGTGCTGTAACCTAATTGCGCAGCTATTTCGTTTACATTTAATCGTTGTTCTTTAAGTAATTCTTTAGCCAAATCCATTTTATAATTTAATAAAAAAGTAAAAACAGGTACACCATAAAACTCTTTAAAATCTGTCTTTAATTTTTTTATATTTAACCCCACTTTTTTTGCTAGGTTCTCTAGAGATGGAGGGTTGGTCATTTCTTCAATAATTATTTCTTTAGCGCGTTTTATTTTGCTTACAGTTTCTTCATTTGCTATGTATGGGCAATTTTCGTTTTCGTTCTCATTTGCATTAGAAGTGTTAAAATAATAACTTAATAATTCATACACTTTACCTTTAATAAAAACGGGACGTAAAGCCTTGGTAATTTGTTTTGAAATTAATTGATTTAATATGTGTTGAATTGTTGGTGTTATTGGTTTAGGTTCTATAATTGGCTTTCCAATTTTAAAACTATTAAAGTTAAATAAAAAATTACCATCAATAGAAAATAATGAATGAAAATATTCTATAGAAATTAAAACAGAAATTAGTTCATTTCTTGGAGGTAAATTATAAAGAATGTTCATTTTTTCATCTTTAAAATAAACCATTGTAGAATTTCCGGCTTCTAAATGTGTTGCGCAATGTTCAAAATTAAAAGCAACAATACATTTATGGGTGTTGCAAAAGTAAATTTGAATGTAGTTGTTAGTTAATTGCTGTTGAAATAACTGGTTGTTAGAAGTTAAGTTGTTGAAATGATAAACTTTAAAAGTGTCTTTATCGTTAAAAAGCAGATTGGTACTTTTGTCGATATATTTGTAATTTTCAAGATTAGATTTCATAAGTCATTTTTCTAAAAATTCTATAAAATAATTACAAAAGTACGATAAATATTTATACTCTAAATTGTTTTTTTTATTATAAAATATGATATAAGTCATATTTTTTAAAGCTTTATTTTGCTGATTAATATGGAGTTAGTGTTTAATAATTTGTTATTTAGAGATGTTCTAAATTAGAGCAAATAACTTATCTCGACAATAAAAGTACTTTTGTCGTTGTTTTGAGCAATAATATATTTGTACTTTTGTCGATACTTATTGGTAATACAAAATTTTATGAGTTTAGAGAATTTACCTACAAAGTTTTACAACGTAGGTTTAAGTTATAAAAAAGCAGATGTAAAAGTGCGTGGGGCTTTTAGTTTAACTAAAGAAAATCAAAAACTTTTATTAGTTGAGGCTAAAGAAAAAGGGATTGAGGGAATTTTTGTTTTATCTACTTGCAATAGAACTGAAATTACGGGATTTGCTAAGCACCCGTTTGAGTTAATTAGTTTGTTAACTAAATACTCTAATGGAAGTGTAGAAGATTTTATAAATGTATCGTATGTTAATAAAAATAACGAAGCAATAAATCATTTGTTTAATATTGCCACAGGGTTAGATAGTCAAATTTTAGGCGATTATGAAATAGTAGGTCAGTTAAAACAAGCTTATAAATTAGCTAAAAAATTAGGAACAACAAATGCTTATTTAGAGCGATTAATGAACTTGGTATTGCACGCGAGCAAAAGTGTTAAAAACAATACTAAATTAAGCTCTGGAACAACTTCAGTAGCCTATGCTGCAATTCAATATATTATTGATACGGTAGAAGATTATAACAATAAAAAAGTTTTAATTTACGGCTTAGGCGAAATAGGAAAAAATACCTGTAAAAACTTATTGGAATATACTTCAAATAGAAATATTACTTTAGTTAATAGAACTCTTGAAAAAGCAATTGGTTTTGAACAAGTGCATAAAGATGTAAAGGTTGTTGATTTTTCTAATTTAACAGAAGAAATACATGCAGCAGATATTTTAATTGTTTCTACGGGGTCTACAACACCAACAGTCTTAAAATCGCACTTAAAAGCAGGTAATGAAATGTTGATTATAGATTTATCAATGCCAGAAAATGTTGATTTTGCTGTAAAATCAGAGCCAGGTATTCGATTGATAAATGTAGATGAACTTTCTAAAATTACAGATAGAACTATTGAAACGCGTAAAGCACAAATTCCTTTAGCTGAAGAAATAATTGAAAAATATAAAAATGAATTTTGTGACTGGATTTCACATAGAAAATATGTGCCAGCTGTAAATGCGTTAAAAGAATCTTTACAAGCAATTCAACACGATGAAATTGATTTTCATTCAAAAAAAATAAAGGATTTTAATGTTGAACATGCAGAGTTTGTAACTAACAGAATGATTCAAAAAATAACTACACAATTTGTAAAACATTTAAAAGATGAAGAAACTTCGGTGGATCAAAGCATAAATGTGATTAGCAAAATATTCGACTTAGAAAAAACCGAAATTTAGAATGGATAAAATTATTAGAATTGGTACGCGCTCAAGTGAACTAGCACTTTGGCAGGCTAATACCGTTGCACAACAATTAGAGCATTTCGGTCATAAAACAGAAATTGTAAAAATAGATTCTTTAGGAGATGTTGTTTTAGATAAACCTTTATATGAATTAGGAATCACTGGAGTTTTTACCAAAAATTTAGATATTGCTCTGTTAAATGGTGAGATAGATATTGCGGTGCACTCTTCTAAAGATGTACCTACAAAATTACCTGAAGGAATTGTGCAAGCAGCTTATATAAAAAGAGGTGATTTTAATGATGTATTGGTAATTAAAGAAGATGAAAATTTTTTCACACAAGATACAGCAACTATTGCAACTGGAAGCTTACGTAGAAAAGCACAATGGTTATATCGTTATCCACATCATAAAATTACAGGAATTAGAGGTAATGTAATTACACGTTTGCAAAAATTAGAAGAGAGCGATTGGGATGGAGCTATATTTGCAACTGCAGGTTTAA includes the following:
- a CDS encoding CopD family protein, whose translation is MEYLYIKSLHIIFITTWFAGLFYIIRLFIYFKEAEEKPAEEKAILTKQYQLMIKRLWYIITWPSAILATTFAIILLILQPVWLQQSWMHIKLAFVALLFFYHGTCQVIYKQTQNNTLKYSSTFLRIWNEVATIILFACVFLVVLKNSLGWVFGTVGIIGFSILLMLGIKLYKNIRNKNSWDK
- the hemH gene encoding ferrochelatase; amino-acid sequence: MKGALLVNLGSPDSTSVKDVKNYLDEFLMDKRVIDTPYLVRAFVVKGIILNTRPKKSAEAYKKIWWPEGSPLIVLSERLHKKVQQSSNIPVELAMRYGNPSIKKGIQKLADQGVTEIFLIPLYPQFAMATTETIVVLANKIVKKQFPHIKITDLPAFYNNTSYIKALSNSIQKHLEIEKPDHLLFSYHGVPERHIKKSDITKSHCKIDGSCCNTPSPAHEFCYRHQCYQTTKNVAEFLNLKEGTYSTSFQSRLGKDPWLQPYTDKTIDEFAKNGVKNLAVVTPAFVSDCLETLEEIGMEAKESFEENGGTHFSTIPCLNDDAVWVNTVTNWINNWAK
- a CDS encoding helix-turn-helix domain-containing protein; translation: MKSNLENYKYIDKSTNLLFNDKDTFKVYHFNNLTSNNQLFQQQLTNNYIQIYFCNTHKCIVAFNFEHCATHLEAGNSTMVYFKDEKMNILYNLPPRNELISVLISIEYFHSLFSIDGNFLFNFNSFKIGKPIIEPKPITPTIQHILNQLISKQITKALRPVFIKGKVYELLSYYFNTSNANENENENCPYIANEETVSKIKRAKEIIIEEMTNPPSLENLAKKVGLNIKKLKTDFKEFYGVPVFTFLLNYKMDLAKELLKEQRLNVNEIAAQLGYSTSSHFIAAFKRKFKITPKQYAKS
- the hemA gene encoding glutamyl-tRNA reductase: MSLENLPTKFYNVGLSYKKADVKVRGAFSLTKENQKLLLVEAKEKGIEGIFVLSTCNRTEITGFAKHPFELISLLTKYSNGSVEDFINVSYVNKNNEAINHLFNIATGLDSQILGDYEIVGQLKQAYKLAKKLGTTNAYLERLMNLVLHASKSVKNNTKLSSGTTSVAYAAIQYIIDTVEDYNNKKVLIYGLGEIGKNTCKNLLEYTSNRNITLVNRTLEKAIGFEQVHKDVKVVDFSNLTEEIHAADILIVSTGSTTPTVLKSHLKAGNEMLIIDLSMPENVDFAVKSEPGIRLINVDELSKITDRTIETRKAQIPLAEEIIEKYKNEFCDWISHRKYVPAVNALKESLQAIQHDEIDFHSKKIKDFNVEHAEFVTNRMIQKITTQFVKHLKDEETSVDQSINVISKIFDLEKTEI